In Ensifer sp. PDNC004, the sequence ATGTTCTACGGAGACGCCAAGAAGAGCATCGACCAGCTGCTGCCGGCACTGGCGTGACGACACCCTGAAACGGAAACTCACCGCCCTTCATACCGGGGCGGTGAGTTCAAATCCGTTGATGAAAGACTGGCGCGGTGTAGCCGCCGGCGCTTGGGTCGCCTCGCAATGGCCGTGCAACGCTGTTGCGCCCGCCGGCGTCGCCCTAGGCGCCGAAAATGCCGGCTAGGTCGGGTTTGACGACCATCAGCGCTATGACCAGAGCGAAAAGTAAGATCGATGCCAGGCGGCCGCACAGGGCGCGCTTGTTTCGAAGAAGCGCTCGGACTTCGATTGTGTCGATCGCGCCTTGAAGGGCTGGTTGCACCTGTGCCTCCCATGGCCGTACGAACCTGCTTTCGACAACCATCAAGGTGGCGATCAGGGTGAATGACACCAGTAGCCAGGGTGTCGATAGCGGCCACCCGCCCAAGACGATGAGCCCAATGCCTCCGGCAATCCCTATCCCCGTGAGCAGGCCCGCAATCCTGTTGGCGGTCAGCGCCAATTTCCCAGCGCCTATTTGCCCTCGCGAGGCAGTAATGAAAAGCAGCTCCCGTGCTGCAAACAGCAGAAATGCCGTGCCCATGGCCGCGGCATGAATCATCACGACGTGTGCGTACATCTTCCTGTTACCTTGGTCTGGGGCTTCGAGAAGCGGTTGCTTGACCGCTCGTTTGGCATTCGATGTCGAAACGAGGCTGGTTGTCGGAACGGCGGCGTGCAGACAAATTGTGAGCGATTGCTCGCAAAAATCTACTCGCGTTCGGGAAGCTGTCTAAGCGGGCGCTACCCCTCCAAATTTCCCCGGCAATTCATGCAGTTGGCCGCAGGCGTTCACGGAGCGGCGTCACGTTACCAAGACCCTGCTCGCATCTTGGATGTCTGGACCCGGAGGACGTTACTTCAGGTAGCGCGTGATCAGCGTCGTCACTTCGTTGATGAAGGCGTCGACGTTCCCATCGTTTAGCTTATCTGGACTGCCGACGACGGCGCCGTGCGTCAGCGCTTCCGTGCAACTGACGCAGATGTAAGCGGCCAGGTCCAGATCCACCGGCCGCAGTTCTGCCTTGTGCAATTCGAGATACGCCCTGATCAGCCCGTAGAACTCTCTGTCAAAGCCGTCGATCGTGCCAATCCGTCCCGCACGTGGCGTTTCCTCGACCAGCACCCGATGAAGGTCCGGGTCCACACGATGCGCATCGATCATCGTCTTGACCAGTTCGCGCACTGCATTGTCGAGCGGTAGCGTCGCCACCTTTGCGAGGGTACCCCGCAAGACATCGACCATCTCGCCCTTATGCCGTTCTATGACGGCAACGACGAGCGCTTCCTTGCTCGGAAAATATTGATAGAGGGAGCCGATGCTGACGCCGGCCTCCTCGGCAATGCGATTTGTGTTTGCGCGTTCAAATCCTTCCTTGATCAGGACACGCGCCGTCGCTTCCACCAGCGCCTCGATCATCGCTCGCGAGCGTTGCTGCGAAGCGGCCTTTCGGGGCGTCAGGAGAGCTTTCTTGTCCATTCGGCTTTGATCCGGTCGCGGCGGCTCACTTTCAGTTGGCGATCGATAGCGACTGACGCGGCGTTTCCATCGGCGAGAAGCCGAAGCGCTTCTTGTAGCAGGTGGCAAAATACTGGCTCGATGAAAAGCCGCAATCAAAGGCGATATTGGTGACCGAATGCGCGCCGCTTTCGAGAAGCTGCCGTGCGGCGTTGAGCCGGAGCGCCTGGAGGTAGCGGACCGGCGTCATGTTGGTCAGCGCCTGGCAATGCTGCGAAAATTGCGTGCGGGAAAGATTACACTCTGCCGCCATGTTCTCGAGCGTCCACTCCTCGTCGAGCGCGTGACGCAGCCGTTTCAAAAAGATCTCGACCGTGCGTTTCGAGCTTGCGAGAGCAAGATCCAGCACCGGTGCCTGGCTTTCCAGCATCTGGCGGAATTGCAGTAGCATCATCGAAATCAAAAGGCGCAGATGTGCTTCGCCACCGTCGATATCGCCGCCTGCCACCACCTCGTGGATATCGAGGAAGGTGCGGGCGGCCTCGCGCGAGGCGTTGTAGGAAATCTGTTCGTTCTTCGACAGAAGTTCGCTCAGGCGCTTTCGGTCGCGCTCGGGCCAGCCGATCCAGTCGGGCCACAGCCAGGTTTCGTGCGGGCGGCGCACGCCCATATCCATGAGCACCCAGATGATGTGGCTGGCGCCGACATTGGGATCGCCGAGCGCGTGCAACTGCCAGGGTCGCACGACGAACATCTGGCCTTCCTTGATCGTCGTCCTGCGGCCATCCATGGTGATCGTCAATGAGCCGCGCGCCAGATAGGCGATCTTGACCCCTTCGTTGCAATGTTCGCGCAGGCCCCAATCCTGCGGGGTCGTCGCATCCCAACCGCCGACGGAGCAGACCTGCGGCAGCGCCGCGCCGAGATCGATGCCGGGATAGCCGCGCCGCGTCCAGGCGTTGAGCGACACCTGGCCCGCAAGCGAGGCCTTCATCAGGTCCTGGCAGTTGCCGGCATAGAGCAGGGCGCCCGGCTCGCGGAAGACCGCAGGCCGATTGACGGCCCGTTCGTTGCTGCTCCTCGTCATGCTGCTCCCCCGCAGATGTATAAAATTTACCAGTCGTCTATTTCGAACGCCGGCAGCGATTTATTGCGCAATGCTTGGGCATCATCAAGCGACATTTTGGAGGCGCTGGTGATTTGCCGTTGAAACTCAATGGCATGGAGGG encodes:
- a CDS encoding TetR/AcrR family transcriptional regulator, with product MIEALVEATARVLIKEGFERANTNRIAEEAGVSIGSLYQYFPSKEALVVAVIERHKGEMVDVLRGTLAKVATLPLDNAVRELVKTMIDAHRVDPDLHRVLVEETPRAGRIGTIDGFDREFYGLIRAYLELHKAELRPVDLDLAAYICVSCTEALTHGAVVGSPDKLNDGNVDAFINEVTTLITRYLK
- a CDS encoding AraC family transcriptional regulator, whose amino-acid sequence is MTRSSNERAVNRPAVFREPGALLYAGNCQDLMKASLAGQVSLNAWTRRGYPGIDLGAALPQVCSVGGWDATTPQDWGLREHCNEGVKIAYLARGSLTITMDGRRTTIKEGQMFVVRPWQLHALGDPNVGASHIIWVLMDMGVRRPHETWLWPDWIGWPERDRKRLSELLSKNEQISYNASREAARTFLDIHEVVAGGDIDGGEAHLRLLISMMLLQFRQMLESQAPVLDLALASSKRTVEIFLKRLRHALDEEWTLENMAAECNLSRTQFSQHCQALTNMTPVRYLQALRLNAARQLLESGAHSVTNIAFDCGFSSSQYFATCYKKRFGFSPMETPRQSLSIAN